Proteins from a genomic interval of Balaenoptera acutorostrata chromosome 21, mBalAcu1.1, whole genome shotgun sequence:
- the DLC1 gene encoding rho GTPase-activating protein 7 isoform X5, with amino-acid sequence MKLEISPHRKRSEDSDEDEPCAISAKWTFQRDSKRWSRLEEFDVFSPKQDPVPGSPDDPHLKNAPSRESVLTDLSERQEVASVRSLSSTSSLATQATHLGGAATARTNSVTSVCSSGTFVGNDDSFCSLPSPKELSSFSFSVKGHEKNTKSKTHSLLKRMESLKLKGSHHSKHKVPSKLGLIISGPVLQEGVDEEKLKQLNCVEISALNGNRINVPAVRKRSVSNSTQTSSSSSQSETSSNVSTPSPVTRTRSLSACNKRGGMYLEGFDPFNQSTFNNVMEQNFKNCESYPEDAVFYIPEDHKPGTFPKALSNGSFSPSGNNSSVNWRTGSFHGPGHISLRREDSSDSPKELKRRNSSSSMTSRLSIYDNVPGSILYSSSGDLADLENEDIFPELDDILYHVKGMQRIVNQWSEKFSDEGDSDSALDSVSPCPSSPKQIHLDVDNDRATPSDLDSTGNSLNEPEEPSDIPERRDSGVGASLTRSSRHRLRWHSFQSSHRPSLNSVSLQINCQSVAQMNLLQKYSLLKLTALLEKYTPSNKHGFSWAVPKFMKRIKVPDYKDRHVFGVPLTVNVQRTGQPLPQSIQQAMRYLRNHCLDQVGLFRKSGVKSRIQALRQMNESAIDCVNYEGQSAYDVADMLKQYFRDLPEPLMTNKLSETFLQIYQYVPKDQRLQAIKAAIMLLPDENREVLQTLLYFLSDVTAAVKENQMTPTNLAVCLAPSLFHLNTLKRENSSPRVMQRKQSLGKPDQKDLNENLAATQGLAHMIAECKKLFQVPEEMSRCRNSYTEQELKPLTLEALGRLCNDESANYQHFLQDCVDSLFKEVKEKFKGWVSYSTSEQAELSYKKVSEGPPLRLWRATIEVPASPEEILKRLLREQHLWDVDLLDSKVIEILDSQTEIYQYVQNSMAPHPARDYVVLRTWRTNLPKGACALVLTSVDHDRAPVVGVRVNVLLARYLIEPCGSGKSKLTYMCRADLRGHMPEWYTKSFGHLCAAEVVKIRDSFSNQNTETKDTKSR; translated from the exons ATGAAGCTGGAAATTAGTCCTCATCGGAAGAGA AGTGAGGATTCGGACGAGGATGAGCCTTGCGCAATCAGTGCCAAATGGACTTTCCAGAGGGACAGCAAGAGGTGGTCCCGGCTTGAAGAGTTCGATGTCTTTTCTCCAAAGCAGGACCCCGTCCCTGGGTCCCCAGACGATCCCCACCTGAAGAACGCCCCCAGCCGTGAAAGCGTGCTGACGGACCTCAGCGAGCGCCAGGAGGTGGCTTCTGTCCGCAGCCTCAGCAGCACCAGCAGCCTCGCCACGCAAGCGACCCACCTCGGGGGCGCGGCGACGGCCCGGACTAACTCCGTCACCAGCGTCTGCTCCTCCGGCACCTTCGTAGGCAACGATGACTCTTTCTGCAGCCTGCCCTCTCCCAAGGAACTGTCCAGCTTCAGCTTTAGCGTGAAAGGCCACGAGAAGAACACCAAGTCCAAGACGCACAGCCTGCTGAAACGCATGGAGAGCCTGAAGCTCAAGGGCTCCCACCACAGCAAGCACAAGGTGCCGTCCAAGCTGGGGCTGATCATCAGCGGGCCCGTCCTGCAGGAGGGGGTGGACGAGGAGAAGCTCAAGCAGCTGAACTGCGTGGAGATCTCCGCCCTCAACGGCAACCGCATCAACGTCCCCGCGGTGCGGAAGCGGAGCGTCTCCAACTCCAcgcagaccagcagcagcagcagccagtcCGAGACCAGCAGCAACGTCAGCACGCCCAGTCCCGTCACCAGGACCCGGAGCCTCAGTGCCTGCAACAAGCGGGGAGGCATGTACCTGGAGGGCTTCGATCCGTTCAACCAGTCCACCTTCAACAACGTTATGgaacagaactttaaaaactgCGAGAGCTACCCGGAGGACGCGGTGTTCTACATCCCAGAAGATCACAAGCCTGGCACTTTCCCCAAAGCCCTCTCCAACGGCAGTTTCTCTCCCTCGGGGAATAACAGCTCCGTGAACTGGAGGACTGGAAGCTTCCACGGCCCTGGCCATATCAGCCTGAGGAGGGAAGACAGCAGCGACAGCCCCAAGGAACTCAAGAGACGCAATTCCTCGAGCTCCATGACCAGCCGCCTGAGTATCTACGACAACGTGCCCGGCTCCATCCTCTATTCCAGCTCCGGTGACCTGGCCGACCTGGAGAACGAGGACATCTTCCCCGAGCTGGACGACATCCTCTACCACGTGAAGGGGATGCAGAGGATAGTCAACCAGTGGTCGGAGAAATTTTCAGACGAGGGAGACTCAGACTCGGCCCTGGACTCGGTCTCCCCATGCCCGTCCTCTCCCAAGCAGATACACCTGGACGTGGACAATGACCGAGCCACCCCCAGCGACCTGGACAGCACGGGCAACTCACTGAACGAACCCGAGGAGCCCTCAGACATCCCGGAAAGGAGGGATTCTGGGGTCGGGGCCTCCCTGACTAGGTCCAGCAG GCACAGGCTGAGATGGCACAGTTTCCAGAGCTCTCATCGGCCGAGCTTAAACTCTGTATCGCTGCAGATTAACTGCCAGTCTGTGGCCCAGATGAACCTGCTGCAGAAATACTCCCTCCTGAAGTTAACCGCCCTGCTGGAGAAATACACACCTTCTAATAAGCATGGTTTTAGCTG GGCTGTGCCCAAATTCATGAAAAGGATCAAGGTTCCAGACTACAAGGACCGGCATGTATTCGGGGTCCCTCTGACGGTCAACGTGCAgcgcacaggacagcccctcccccagagcaTTCAGCAGGCCATGCGCTACCTCCGCAACCATTGTCTGGATCAG GTTGGACTCTTCAGAAAATCGGGTGTCAAATCCCGGATTCAGGCTCTGCGCCAGATGAATGAAAGCGCCATAGATTGTGTCAACTATGAGGGGCAGTCTGCTTATGATGTGGCAGACATGTTGAAGCAGTATTTTCGAGATCTTCCTGAGCCACTAATGACGAACAAACTCTCGGAAACCTTTCTGCAGATCTACCAAT ATGTGCCCAAGGACCAGCGCCTCCAGGCGATCAAGGCCGCCATCATGCTCCTGCCTGACGAGAACCGGGAGGTCCTGCAGACGCTCCTCTACTTCCTGAGCGATGTCACAGCAGCTGTGAAGGAGAACCAGATGACTCCCACCAACTTGGCCGTGTGCTTGGCGCCTTCCCTCTTCCACCTCAACACCCTCAAGAGAGAGAATTCCTCTCCAAG GGtaatgcaaagaaaacaaagcttGGGCAAACCAGATCAGAAAGATTTGAATGAAAATCTTGCTGCCACTCAAGGGCTAGCCCATATGATTGCTGAGTGCAAGAAGCTTTTCCAG GTTCCTGAGGAAATGAGCCGATGTCGAAATTCCTACACCGAACAAGAGCTGAAGCCGCTTACCCTAGAAGCGTTAGGACGCCTTTGTAATGATGAGTCAGCCAACTACCAACACTTCCTCCAGGACTGTGTGGACAGCCTGTTTAAAGAGGTCAAAGAGAAATTCAAAGGCTGGGTCAGCTACTCTACATCTGAGCAGGCTGAGCTATCCTATAAGAAG GTGAGTGAAGGACCACCTCTAAGGCTTTGGAGGGCAACCATTGAAGTCCCTGCATCGCCTGAGGAAATCTTAAAGCGCCTACTTAGAGAGCAGCACCTCTGGGATGTAGACTTGTTGGATTCAAAAGTGATTGAGATCCTGGACAGCCAAACTGAAATTTACCAGTATGTCCAAAACAGTATGGCCCCCCATCCTGCTCGGGACTACGTTGTTCTGAG AACATGGAGGACTAATTTACCCAAGGGAGCTTGTGCCCTTGTACTCACCTCCGTGGATCACGACCGGGCCCCTGTGGTGGGAGTGAGGGTCAATGTGCTCCTGGCCAGATATCTAATCGAACCCTGCGGGTCAGGGAAATCCAAACTCACCTACATGTGCAGAGCTGACTTAAG GGGCCACATGCCAGAGTGGTACACGAAATCTTTTGGACATTTGTGTGCAGCTGAAGTTGTAAAGATCCGAGACTCCTTCAGTAATCAGAACACTGAAACCAAAGACACCAAATCTAGGTGA